The sequence GTTGACGTACGCACCGCCCTCGGCGATCACCCGCCGGGCCTCCTTCATGCTCGGCACCAGGCCCGACTCCTTGAGCAGCCCGGCGACGTCCGGCAGCTCGGTCAGGTGGACCAGACCGGCCTCGGCCAGCGCGGCGCGCAGGGTCTCCGGGGTCAGCTCCTCGAGCGAACCGCGACCGAAGAGGGCCTGGCTGGCGGCGACCGCCTGGGCCATCTCCCGCTCGCCGTGCACCAGCGTGGTCAGCTCCTCGGCGAGCGCCCGCTGGGCGAGCCGCGCCTGGGGCCGTTCCGCCGTCGCCTTCTCCAGCTCCTCCAGCTCCTGCCGGGAGCGGAAGCTGAAGTAGCGCAGGTAGCGGATGACGTCGCGGTCGTCGGCGTTGACCCAGAACTGGTAGAAGGCGTACGGGCTGGTCATCTCCGGGTCGAGCCACACGGAGCCGCCCTCGGTCTTGCCGAACTTGGTGCCGTCCGACTTGGTGACCAGCGGGGTGGTGAAGGCCTGCACCGGGCCGGCACCCCGCCGGCGGATGTAGTCGACCCCGGCGGTGATGTTGCCCCACTGGTCGGAGCCGCCGTACTGGAGCTGGCAGCCGTGCCGGCGGTGCAGCTCGAAGAAGTCGTTGGCCTGCAGGAGCTGGTAGCTGAACTCGGTGAAGCTGATGCCGGTCTCCAGCCGGGCCTTGACCACCTCGCGGGCCAGCATCTTGTTCACCGGGAAGTGCTTGCCGACGTCCCGGAGGAATTCCACCACCGACATCTCGCCGGTCCAGTCCAGGTTGTTGACCAGCCGGGCCGCGTTCTCCCCGGTGTAGGAGACGAACGGGGCGAGCTGGTCGTGGATGCGCTGGACCCACCCGGCCACCACCTCGGGCGGGTTGAGGGTCCGCTCCGCGGTCTCCTTCGGGTCCCCGATCTGGCCGGTGGCGCCGCCGACCAGCAGCAGCGGCCGGTGCCCGGCGAGCTGGAGCCGGCGCGCGGTGATGACCTGCATGAGGTGGCCGACGTGCAGGCTGGGCGCGGTCGGATCGAAGCCCACATAGAAGGTGGCCGTCCCGCCGTCGAGCAGCTCGCGCAGCTCGTCGAGGCCGGTCGAGTCCTGGATCAGGCCCCGCCACACCAGGTCTTCGGTCAGGGAGTCCCGCCCCTGCGGGAGGTTGCTGTCGGTCACG comes from Micromonospora viridifaciens and encodes:
- the tyrS gene encoding tyrosine--tRNA ligase; protein product: MTDSNLPQGRDSLTEDLVWRGLIQDSTGLDELRELLDGGTATFYVGFDPTAPSLHVGHLMQVITARRLQLAGHRPLLLVGGATGQIGDPKETAERTLNPPEVVAGWVQRIHDQLAPFVSYTGENAARLVNNLDWTGEMSVVEFLRDVGKHFPVNKMLAREVVKARLETGISFTEFSYQLLQANDFFELHRRHGCQLQYGGSDQWGNITAGVDYIRRRGAGPVQAFTTPLVTKSDGTKFGKTEGGSVWLDPEMTSPYAFYQFWVNADDRDVIRYLRYFSFRSRQELEELEKATAERPQARLAQRALAEELTTLVHGEREMAQAVAASQALFGRGSLEELTPETLRAALAEAGLVHLTELPDVAGLLKESGLVPSMKEARRVIAEGGAYVNNNRIAAVDATVSPEDLLHGRYLVLRRGKRSFAGVELRK